TCTTCCTTTCAAGTAGGAAAATTAGGCCTGCTACTTCCATTAAGGGTAGGATCTTGGTGTTTTATTGGCTTTTAGAGTCTCTTGCAGTTCTAATTCCACCATTTTATCATTCACAGTGACTTCTATAAAGTTGAAGGTTATCACAGGAAAGTCTTTGTGACAAGCCTCTAAACCAGCCTGCCTGTGGACTACCCCCCTATAGAAGGAAACACCCAAACTGAAAAGAAACTGTGGGGATTCCCAGAGGTGATAGGATCTGCTTGTGTGGAGCTTCTGATGTTGGCCCAAAGGTGAGGCAGCCAGGCTCTGCGTGAGGAGCATAAAGTAGAAAGGGAGCTGAGGGGTTTTCCCCTTTTGCTCTGCACTGCTGCTGTCTTGAGACATTGTACCTCTGTTCCAGAGAAATTTTCCTGTTTGAGAGGAGTTTCAGGAGAAAAAAGAGTGGATGGGCCAGAGAAGAGCTGAAAGAGATACTGACTGCAACGTTTCCAGAAGTGATGTAGAGCAGTGAGTCCTGGTGTGAGGGTGCTTTAGGAATGCCTTATCCTGTACATTTGcttgtattttcttttgatttgtatGAGCATGCTATTACACAAAAACTCTACATGTTGAAAGAGGTCTAAATAAAAGATTTCTACtaactgatttaaaataaatgttgtcAAAAGCACAATGGCACCCTGCAAATTTTATCCTTTCTTTGTAATTGTTAAAACAATGGTGCATCCTTCAATCAATGAtaacttatattttattaaaactaaCTTCTCTATTtgaagtatgtatatgtatgtaaaacCTACAATAATTtgggttcagttcacttcagtcaatcagtcgtgcccgactctttgcgaccccatgaaccacagcaacccaagcctccctgtccatcaccaactcctggagttcaccaaaactcatgtccattgagtcggtgacgccatccaaccatctcgtcttctgttgtccctttctcctcctgccctcaatctttccaaatatcagggtcttttcaaatgagtcagcttttctcaacaggtggccaaagtattggagtttcagcttcaacatcaatccttccaatgaacacccaggactgatctcctttaggatgaactggttgaatctccttgcagtccatgggacactcaagaatcttctccaacaccacagttcaaaagcatcaattctttggcgctcagctttctttaagtccaactctcacatccaaacatgactactggaaaagccatagccttgactagatggacctttgatgacaaagtaatgtctctgctttttaatatgctgtctaggtctagtcaaggctatggttttttccagtggtcatgtatggatgtgagagttggactataaagaaagctgaacgctgaagaattgatgcttttgaactgtggtgttgcagaagactcttgagaatcccttggacagcaaggagatccaaccagtccatcctgaaggagatcagtcctgggtgttccttggaaggactgatgctgaagctgaaactccaatactttggccacctgatgcaaaaagctgactcattggaaaagaccctgatgctgggaaagattgagggcaggaggaggaggggacgacagaggatgagatggctggatggcatcactgactcaatggacatgggtttgggtggactctgggagttggtgatggacagggaggcctggcgtgctgcggttcatggggtcgcaaacagtcggacacaactgagtgactgcactgaactgaagtaggttgatcataactttccttccaaggagtaagcatcttttaatttcatggctgcaatcaccatctgcagtgattttggagcccaaaaagataaagtcagcctctatttctctatctatttgccatgaagtgatgggactggatgccatgatcttagttttctgaatattgagctttaagccaacattttcactctcctctttcactttcatcaacaggcttttgagttcctcttcactttctgccataagggtggtgtcatctgcatatctgagtagAATATTCAATTTTTTGCCAGCAAGTTTGAAAATTCAAGTGGAATGGACTTTTTTCCAAGTAtgtttgctaagtcacatcagtcgtgtccgactctgtgcgaccccatagacggcagcccacaaggctcccattcctgggattctccaggcaagaatatggagtgggttgccatttccttctccagtgcatgaaagtgaaaagtgaaagtgaagttgctcatttgtgtccgactcttcgcgaccccatggactgcagcccaccaggctcctctgtccatgggatttcccaggcaagagtactggagtgggttgagttGACAAAATTAACTGCAGAAGTTATGGAAAATCAGAGAAGGCTCttaaaatagaaactataaaagaagaaaagaaagccatgtaaaagttttactttttaaaaaagaacccagcccagatgatttttttttaatatatacaatttatttaataaattaatgtcATTCAAAATACAGTGCCAGAACATTATGCAGTTGAACATGCTAGTAATGTTTGTCATGAAGCACCTGTGCTCATGTTAGATTGGCGGCGGCCCGCTACTGCTAGTGGTTCCTGGGATTAATGCCAGAGCAGCACTAGTTATCTGCTCTTCTGCACCGCTAGTGCAGAGAATTCCTGAACAGTTCACCTTTTTAATCCTACCCCCCACACAcaacaggttaaaaaaaacacaccctGACAGCTAACAAATATCTATACACAATCACTCTACAGTAATGCTTATTAAATTAAGATGTAATGACCTGGTTAACCCactctaaatcttttttttttttaattttattttatttttaaacattacataactgtattagttttgccaaatatcaaaatgaatccgccacaggtatacatgtgttaaaagatggagaaatacaacAGCAGCAGGTAGTTATATGCATGAGCCAATGTTAATGTAATACAGAAAGTGGAGGCATTTACTGATTAAAGCTCCACACAGACCCACACAATGAGGGACTAGCAATTCTTATTGCAAGCCCAGCAACTTAAGTCCACACCTAGTAAATGACCAGCTGATTGGAAGACCTGTATTCTAGATAGACAAGTATAAGTTAGTGAAGAGAGTACATGCACCTAATAGTATATAGTTAGACTGATCCTGCAGTCATACTTTCCCTGTGCAATACCATAAAATGGAAGATCTTCCTCAACTATAGGATTCAGACAACGTTTCTATGCCAACATGGACACTAGTGTTAAGTGCAGCTCAGTTAACTACACTAAAAAAACTATATTCCAGGACTTCAAAACAGAAGCACGGGAATGAAATACATTTACCAAAATAACCTCAGCACAATTTGCGATATACCACACTAGGAACAGGAAACTACTTTAATAAGTGAACTTTTGGAACTGTACATACACAGGGCTAACAATGTTAGATAATCCAGATTGTTATGCTCTCATGATACACATAAAAGTTTCTCAATTATTGGATAATCTATTTCATATTATGGAAGCATATCTTTAAGATTCACTGATATATATTATACTGATGCAAATATTAAGTagggcataaaaataaaatttatcaaagatagattttttttatgtACTCATATTCAGTCCTTTCATAGTCTCTCATTaagcaaagaaaatgacaaagcaAACAGATGAAGCGTGCACTCCCTGGACTCCTGACTATACAGGCGGTAGTGCAACCATCTCTCCATCCATTTCAAACTCCTCTGTTCCATCCGGTGAAAAAAGGTAAGTTGGTGGTTTCCATGGAGATTCTTCAAGGCAGGATGGATACAGTTTCCCCACAGTGCATCGAAAATCTCTCCCTAGGTCCCAGAGTACACGTTCAGATATATGTTGCCGCAGAGACCACTGGTCAAGTTCCAGATCGTATTGGTAAGTGACGTATTTAGCTCTCTCATTTAAGTGGGTTTCTcgcataaacacacacagagaatttgAGATTACAACAGCTCTCACACAGGGATCCGAGTACCTCTTAGCAGGGATGTTGGCTGCCATTTTCCACTCATTTTTATTCACATCATAGACTTCCACAGTTACTGAAGACCCATCTACAGTGCCAGAGGGGAGTCTTATGCCAGAATTAGTAGCAATGTGCAACCCTCCGATATAGAAAATTTTATCACCAAAAGCTGCAGCTGAAGCAAAAGACCTGCTCGTCTGTCTCATGGCCATTTCTACCCATGAATCAGACCTTGGAAAATAACAATACATGAGGTTCAGGTTCATCACATAAATTCAGTCATGAACTACAACTGCTGCACTCCACTGCCAAGCACAAGGCAAAGGGCTTACCATTGTCCATTCATCCTTCTCAGTGTCGTATCTTTCTACAGTCCTCCGATTAAGTTCTCCACCCACACTATCTCCTCCGATTGCATAGATACAGCCTTCACAGCAAACCAAAGATGGCTTTACACGGACAAAAAGCATTGGGGTCTTTGGAAACCAGGTATTTTGCTGTGCATCAAACCAATAAAAGCAATTCACAGTTCTAAAGGCAGTCTGAAGTTTGCTTGTTTTACTgtgatttgtttttgtgtttttcagagGAACTTGACCACCTGCTATATAGATGTCATTATCAGGTGTTACAACGGTCCCAACCTTATGTAAATCAGCTGGTGGGCTGCATAGCTTGTAAACTTTTTTGGCTTGGGGGCTGTAACAGACTGAAGAGTAAAGACTACAAGGATTTTCTGAAGATGCTTCAATGAAAATCATCATCTCCTCTTTAGTCATTCCAAGTCTTGGTTTGAAAAACTTGGGCATGGACTTATACAGACCTTGAACAACTACTGACTTATCATTGGGTGGCAGACCTTGAAACCAAGCTCTCTGTGTTACTTCTGAAAGTGCATCAATTCTGATTTGGCTAAGAACTGAAGACAAATACTGCGATCGTGATTCTGTGTTGTACTCCAGCCACAGCATAGCAGCTTCACGAACTGTCTCCTCCTTTTCTACGTTTAAATTGTCACTACTGAGAATGTCTATCAGTAGATCATGTGACAGCTgcatgaaagcttcctgatgatACACAGCCGTGAACTTGTGCTCCACCATCCTTTTAGCACTTTGTTTTAATTCCTCACAGCTGAACAGATCAGCAAAACTCAACAATCGCACACAattctctgcatttatttttttaattaaatattctcGACAACATTGTAACACATCTTCTACCTGCAGGAAGCCAGCTGTCTCATAAAGCTGTTCTACAGTGCTGTCACTTATTGCCAGGTTACCCGTGTATGTATAGGTTATTATTATCTGTAAGGTGGCTGAGTCCACATTCCTCAgatgtatgtgtgtctgtttgCTTTCACTTAGTCCACTCATGAACATGGCCCTAAAATAAGAGCTGCATGTTGCAAGAACCATCTTATGACAAGGGAATTCAGTGCCCTCAACAATTAACACTATGTCAGTAAACAACTGCTGtacataaaacaattttaactGCTCCAACAAGGACACAGCATATTCAGTATTGATCTGCTTCTCCTCTTGAGTGGACATGACTGTATTCCATTAATATCTCCAGGAACAGATTAGAATAAAGTCAGTCTTACTGATGGAAGGTCAAGTGAATGcttcagaaataaagaaaggagaaactCTGCTTGCTGTTATCTGCGGCATTCAGAACCAAGACTGACACACTCACTAATGAATAGTATCTTGCTATAGGCTTAGAATTACTACTAGGTCATCCTGTGTTAATTAGGTTCTTCAGAGTTTTTCAACACAGTCTGCACACATCTTGCTCAGATTTGCAACTGCTGTTCATCTCAAAAGAGAGTAACACAGGAGGTAGATTTTGTGGCAACATCCTATGTTTGGTGGATCCTCTGGAGTAACATAAGAACAACTGTAGCACAAGTGAAATGAGCAAAGGAGGCAGCTGGGATTTGTCCCAATGTCAACAGTGGTTCACACCGAGTCCCTCAGTCCTGAGGGTTGCGATCCAGTGCGGCCGGCGGCGCCGAAGACGCTGGGCCCCAGGAGCGCGGCGGCGGGGGTGTGGCCCTCCCGCGGCCCCAGATGATTTTTAATGTTGGCTTTTGAGTcttgcaaattttaaaagaacagataCCTCTTATGGATATTATATTGCATAGATTTAAATATAACATATGTAAATGATGTTATTacacattatatttaaaataattcctttattaacatttgattattaaatattgctttatattattaacattaatttaattatatgaattataatacgtatatatatatatatacacatatacatatagagaTAGAGACAGGAAATAAAATTCCAAGTTTATTATTCTATGAGGCTATAATAACTTGGATACTAAAAATAGATGAGTAgtacacaaaaacaaaatatacagGCAAACTCTACTTCTTAAAacttatgcaaaaaaaaaaacttatgcaAAAATCCTAAACTAGATGtagcaataacaacagcaaattaGCAACCTAGTAAAATATTCAAATGACATAACCAAAAGGGTTTATCCTGGGAAATGAAAATGCCTCATCATTaggaattttattaataaaatccattatcagtcagtcagttcagtctctcagtcatgtccgactctttgcaactccatggacttcagcacacctgGACAGTTTCTCGGTctatcatgtccatcgagtccgtgatgccatctaaccatctcatcctctgtcatcccattcttctcccgccttcaatctttcccagcaacaggatcttttccaatgagttggttctttgcatcaggtggaagtattggagttttagagtttcagctttagcatcagtcctattAAGAGATAATAACATCTTAACAtatacaaagaaggaaatggataaAATTTACCAGCTATAGCTATTGTATACACAAACTATCAAAGTGATGCAAAATATGGATGCTATAAACATTTGAAGAATTAATATCAATCCTTCTCAAATTTTCCCCAAAAATTTAAGAGGAGGGAACATTCCCAAGCTCATTTTGTGAGATGAGCATTGCCCTGACACCCAAGCCAGGTAGGGATAGCATAGGGAGAGAAAACTACTGGCCAATACAACTAATGAATACAGATGTATTCTCAACAAAAACTAGCAAACTTAACTCAgaagcacattaaaaggatcatgcaTCAGGATCAAGTGGGATTTGTTCCTGGGATAAAGTCTGGTTCGACATACACAAATCAGTAAATGTGATACATCACAATagtagaatgaaagataaaaatcatatagccatctcaatagatgcagaaaaagcatttgacaaaatgcaaCATTCTTCCATgataaaaatgatgtaaaaaaatGCTCAGTGTGTTAGATATGGATATTTAAGCACAGTGAGGGCCATGTATGACAGGACAACTGATGGCataatactcagtggtgaaaggctga
This portion of the Bubalus bubalis isolate 160015118507 breed Murrah chromosome 3, NDDB_SH_1, whole genome shotgun sequence genome encodes:
- the LOC112583956 gene encoding LOW QUALITY PROTEIN: kelch repeat and BTB domain-containing protein 2-like (The sequence of the model RefSeq protein was modified relative to this genomic sequence to represent the inferred CDS: substituted 1 base at 1 genomic stop codon), encoding MSTQEEKQINTEYAVSLLEQLKLFYVQQLFTDIVLIVEGTEFPCHKMVLATCSSYFRAMFMSGLSESKQTHIHLRNVDSATLQIIITYTYTGNLAISDSTVEQLYETAGFLQVEDVLQCCREYLIKKINAENCVRLLSFADLFSCEELKQSAKRMVEHKFTAVYHQEAFMQLSHDLLIDILSSDNLNVEKEETVREAAMLWLEYNTESRSQYLSSVLSQIRIDALSEVTQRAWFQGLPPNDKSVVVQGLYKSMPKFFKPRLGMTKEEMMIFIEASSENPCSLYSSVCYSPQAKKVYKLCSPPADLHKVGTVVTPDNDIYIAGGQVPLKNTKTNHSKTSKLQTAFRTVNCFYWFDAQQNTWFPKTPMLFVRVKPSLVCCEGCIYAIGGDSVGGELNRRTVERYDTEKDEWTMVSPLPCAWQWSAAVVVHDXIYVMNLNLMYCYFPRSDSWVEMAMRQTSRSFASAAAFGDKIFYIGGLHIATNSGIRLPSGTVDGSSVTVEVYDVNKNEWKMAANIPAKRYSDPCVRAVVISNSLCVFMRETHLNERAKYVTYQYDLELDQWSLRQHISERVLWDLGRDFRCTVGKLYPSCLEESPWKPPTYLFSPDGTEEFEMDGEMVALPPV